One genomic region from Polynucleobacter sp. MWH-P3-07-1 encodes:
- a CDS encoding O-antigen ligase family protein, with product MHLRSRLTRADFLLLAQAILFAILFAIWALPKTIFMRNLCLGMGAFIGLYQIYACRTFLANKKITPLYLIIALFFWAIFHLLFLSNNFTLQWGEFQSIWKRSLIGVIFAVGFGLSIPAASFKVRQWLWPIFYLGLLLPTLIYILKFGLLYYEKKSGLNVGAYWHIYVAKTAYMGFCIPVLAVALGQIYLQTTNGKWLTWSNFAYACTIPAVLFVFYAENIKNGVLYSFVFTLVFIGLIIYRYFKAAPIKILVLVATTILGFSIFIGNHIKQNHSWETFLADAKVATQAENSESWKCQVPGKSLPINELGEQVSDTNYSRVAWGINALKLIPQYPLGYGLVERSFGHIGKEVWPDSCLTQSHSGWLDLTLGIGIPGMLLIFGAIFTCLKGLLELKPSEVDHFGQWRLMALWTLMSFVLIWCTAEISQKVFFDEMMFFIALSGGLLVAIRQILPSQKQTGIGP from the coding sequence ATGCATCTACGATCTCGGTTGACCAGGGCAGACTTTTTGCTACTCGCTCAAGCGATTTTATTTGCCATTTTATTTGCCATTTGGGCATTACCGAAGACGATCTTTATGCGCAATCTCTGTTTAGGGATGGGTGCTTTTATCGGTCTTTATCAGATCTACGCTTGCCGTACCTTTTTGGCTAATAAAAAAATCACACCCCTTTATTTAATCATTGCACTATTTTTCTGGGCTATATTCCATTTACTTTTTCTGAGTAATAACTTTACTTTGCAATGGGGTGAATTTCAAAGCATTTGGAAGCGTAGCTTGATCGGTGTGATCTTTGCTGTAGGCTTTGGTTTAAGTATTCCCGCTGCTTCATTTAAGGTGCGGCAATGGCTTTGGCCTATTTTTTATCTTGGCTTACTATTGCCAACTTTAATATACATACTCAAGTTTGGATTGCTTTATTACGAGAAAAAGAGTGGCTTGAATGTGGGCGCGTACTGGCATATTTATGTTGCAAAGACAGCCTATATGGGTTTTTGCATACCCGTACTTGCGGTAGCACTTGGGCAGATTTATCTCCAAACTACAAATGGAAAATGGTTGACATGGTCAAATTTTGCGTATGCATGCACGATCCCGGCAGTCTTATTTGTTTTTTATGCTGAGAACATTAAAAACGGGGTGCTCTATTCCTTTGTATTTACTTTGGTTTTTATTGGACTGATTATTTACAGATACTTTAAGGCTGCCCCCATCAAGATTTTGGTTTTAGTGGCCACCACCATTTTAGGATTTAGTATTTTTATCGGTAATCACATTAAGCAGAATCATTCTTGGGAGACTTTTTTAGCCGATGCTAAGGTGGCAACCCAAGCTGAAAATAGTGAGTCTTGGAAGTGCCAGGTTCCCGGAAAAAGTTTGCCTATAAATGAACTCGGCGAGCAAGTTTCTGATACTAATTACTCACGAGTTGCTTGGGGTATTAATGCATTGAAGTTAATCCCCCAATACCCCTTGGGTTATGGTCTGGTAGAGCGATCCTTTGGGCATATTGGCAAAGAAGTGTGGCCCGACTCCTGCCTGACTCAAAGTCATAGCGGCTGGTTGGATTTAACATTAGGCATTGGCATACCTGGGATGCTACTTATATTTGGGGCCATATTTACTTGCCTGAAGGGGTTGTTGGAGTTAAAGCCATCCGAAGTTGATCATTTTGGCCAATGGAGATTGATGGCGCTCTGGACGCTAATGAGCTTTGTTTTGATTTGGTGTACTGCTGAGATTAGTCAAAAAGTGTTTTTTGATGAAATGATGTTTTTTATAGCATTATCGGGAGGTCTGCTGGTTGCAATAAGGCAAATCCTGCCATCCCAAAAACAAACAGGAATTGGGCCTTGA
- the galE gene encoding UDP-glucose 4-epimerase GalE codes for MNILLTGGAGYIGSHTAVVLMQEGHEVIIFDNFSNSKRSVLNRLEKITGKLIVCIDGDIRNRSLVKQTLQYYKIDAVLHFAGLKAVGESSEDPLAYYDNNVAGTISLLMAMKSCSVKILIFSSSATVYGVPHYLPIDEKHPTDPESPYGKTKLQIEQILSDLAKSDSSWRIFALRYFNPVGAHESGLIGEDPNGTPNNLMPYISQVAYGILDKLKIYGNDYDTPDGTGVRDYIHVMDLAEGHLAALDYVGNHNEAFSVMNLGTGNGCSVLELVNLYEYEASKKIPYEISARRTGDIAACYANPEMAFLKMGWKSKKTLREMCFDSWRWASTSLQKHKD; via the coding sequence TTGAATATTTTATTGACAGGTGGTGCTGGGTATATTGGAAGCCATACTGCTGTTGTGTTGATGCAGGAAGGTCATGAAGTAATTATTTTTGATAATTTTTCAAACAGTAAAAGAAGTGTTTTAAATCGACTGGAGAAAATTACCGGTAAGCTAATTGTTTGTATTGACGGAGATATAAGAAATCGATCGCTAGTCAAACAAACATTACAGTATTACAAAATTGATGCTGTTTTACACTTTGCAGGCCTTAAGGCGGTTGGTGAATCATCAGAAGATCCGCTTGCTTACTACGATAACAACGTAGCAGGCACCATTTCTTTGTTAATGGCAATGAAGTCTTGTAGCGTTAAGATTCTTATTTTTAGCTCCAGTGCAACTGTTTACGGAGTGCCACACTACTTGCCAATAGATGAAAAGCATCCAACCGATCCAGAAAGTCCTTATGGAAAAACAAAACTCCAAATTGAACAAATCCTGAGTGATTTAGCTAAGTCAGATAGCAGTTGGAGAATTTTTGCCTTGAGGTACTTTAATCCTGTTGGGGCCCATGAGTCTGGTTTGATCGGCGAGGACCCGAATGGCACGCCTAATAATCTTATGCCCTACATTTCCCAGGTGGCCTATGGCATTTTGGATAAATTAAAAATATATGGGAATGATTACGATACGCCCGATGGGACAGGGGTTAGAGACTATATCCATGTCATGGATTTGGCCGAAGGACACTTGGCAGCCTTGGACTACGTCGGCAATCATAATGAAGCGTTTTCTGTCATGAATTTGGGTACCGGCAACGGCTGCAGTGTTCTTGAATTAGTTAATTTGTATGAGTATGAAGCATCCAAGAAAATACCATATGAGATCAGCGCAAGAAGGACGGGCGATATTGCAGCATGCTATGCCAATCCTGAAATGGCCTTTTTGAAGATGGGCTGGAAGAGTAAAAAAACATTAAGAGAAATGTGCTTCGATTCCTGGCGTTGGGCCTCTACCAGTTTACAGAAGCATAAAGATTAA
- a CDS encoding FdtA/QdtA family cupin domain-containing protein yields MSLIEKCRLINLPKIADERGNLTFIEGNKQIPFGIERVYYLYDVPGGAERGGHAHKQLEQLIIASSGSFDVVLDDGNQKKRFHLNRPYFGLYVCPYIWRELDNFSSGSVCTVMASRPYEEDDYFRNYKDYLLVRSRK; encoded by the coding sequence ATGAGTCTTATAGAGAAATGCAGGTTAATTAACCTGCCCAAGATTGCTGATGAAAGAGGAAATCTAACTTTCATAGAAGGAAATAAGCAGATTCCTTTTGGTATTGAGAGGGTCTATTATTTATATGATGTTCCTGGGGGTGCTGAGCGAGGTGGGCATGCCCATAAACAACTTGAGCAGTTAATCATTGCCTCATCTGGAAGTTTTGATGTTGTTTTGGATGACGGGAATCAGAAAAAAAGATTTCATTTGAATAGGCCATATTTTGGGCTTTACGTATGCCCCTATATTTGGAGGGAGCTGGACAATTTTTCGTCGGGCTCGGTATGTACCGTTATGGCATCAAGACCATATGAAGAGGATGATTATTTTCGGAACTATAAAGATTATTTGCTAGTAAGGTCTCGGAAATGA
- a CDS encoding DegT/DnrJ/EryC1/StrS aminotransferase family protein, with amino-acid sequence MNIPFLDLQATYTELKIDIDAAVKRVLDSGFYILGPEVETFESEFAHFCEAQFCVGVGNGLDAIYIALKSLGIGSGDEVLVPANTYIATWLAVSQCGAIPVPIEPSIDTNNIDPSLFSKSVTKKTKAIIAVHLYGQPAPLDEILKFAKEFNLKVIEDAAQAHGASYKGQRIGAHSDMVTWSFYPGKNLGAFGDGGAITTNNEGLAKKAAVMRNYGSERKYVNDVKGLNSRLDPLQAAILRVKLSKLDEWNVRRTEIAKTYDDAFGPAGFYIPKQGSGCRSSWHLYVLRHSKRNDIVKALDDLGVSALIHYPIPPHLQKAYSSLGYVRGDFPIAEKLSDEVFSLPIGPHLSIENMHRVVESVLKVAS; translated from the coding sequence ATGAACATCCCTTTTTTAGATTTACAAGCGACGTATACCGAGCTAAAGATTGATATAGATGCTGCTGTAAAACGAGTCTTAGATTCTGGATTTTATATTCTTGGACCAGAGGTTGAGACGTTTGAAAGTGAGTTTGCTCATTTCTGTGAAGCTCAATTTTGCGTAGGAGTGGGCAATGGTTTGGATGCAATTTATATTGCCTTGAAATCGCTTGGGATTGGGTCAGGCGATGAGGTTCTAGTTCCTGCAAACACTTATATCGCAACTTGGTTGGCCGTAAGCCAGTGTGGCGCTATTCCGGTTCCAATTGAGCCGAGCATAGATACAAATAACATAGACCCATCTTTATTTTCAAAATCAGTTACCAAAAAAACCAAAGCAATTATCGCCGTTCATTTGTATGGTCAACCAGCTCCGTTAGATGAAATATTAAAATTTGCAAAGGAGTTTAATCTCAAAGTTATTGAGGATGCTGCTCAAGCGCACGGAGCCAGTTATAAGGGTCAAAGAATTGGAGCACATTCTGATATGGTCACCTGGAGCTTCTATCCAGGAAAAAATCTAGGCGCATTTGGTGATGGTGGTGCCATCACTACAAATAATGAGGGGCTGGCTAAAAAAGCTGCGGTAATGCGTAACTATGGCTCTGAGCGTAAATATGTAAACGATGTTAAGGGCTTAAATAGTAGGCTCGACCCACTCCAAGCTGCTATATTGAGGGTAAAGCTTTCAAAACTTGATGAGTGGAATGTGCGGCGCACAGAGATTGCAAAAACTTATGATGATGCGTTTGGGCCCGCCGGATTTTATATCCCTAAACAAGGAAGTGGTTGCAGATCCTCTTGGCATCTCTATGTATTGCGTCATTCAAAGAGAAATGACATTGTCAAAGCATTGGATGATCTTGGTGTAAGCGCTCTCATTCATTACCCAATTCCTCCACACCTACAGAAGGCATATAGCTCTCTTGGATATGTGCGCGGCGATTTTCCGATAGCTGAGAAACTCTCTGATGAGGTATTTAGTTTGCCAATTGGACCACATCTATCTATCGAAAATATGCATAGAGTGGTTGAATCGGTGTTAAAAGTAGCTTCATAA
- a CDS encoding DUF6492 family protein: MKQIKLLQERGPWKYSHFLLLKLCKLLMLGFHFPDLCLSKGVDIVYVVHNKDAGTLAQSIKSLELIKNITINNIFIITNDATMLKGLVRDDRVSFISEIEVLGFNVNHYQYPLEFTALPNRSGWLYQQFLKLGWAYTSPSENYIVIDADTHFIEPISFFDKSDRFVFFGTEEWWPPYFAAFFLIFNEKHKALWSRTAHMMIFNRQHVLQMLSELESLHGLPWHEVIAKTRPLNSHACFSEYETYANWMLLRHPNECSVRPSYNTNTKNPELNQVRGRFNSISAHSYLNTET, encoded by the coding sequence ATGAAACAAATTAAGCTATTACAAGAGCGAGGGCCTTGGAAATACAGTCATTTCCTATTACTAAAGCTCTGCAAATTACTTATGCTTGGCTTTCATTTTCCAGATCTTTGCTTGAGTAAAGGGGTGGACATAGTTTATGTTGTTCACAACAAAGATGCCGGGACATTGGCTCAATCAATCAAGAGTCTAGAGCTCATAAAAAATATCACCATCAACAATATTTTTATCATCACAAATGATGCAACAATGCTTAAAGGTCTTGTCAGAGATGATCGAGTCAGCTTTATAAGCGAAATAGAGGTCTTGGGCTTTAACGTTAATCACTACCAATATCCACTGGAATTTACAGCACTACCAAATAGATCTGGTTGGCTTTATCAGCAATTTCTTAAATTAGGCTGGGCCTATACATCCCCTTCCGAAAACTATATTGTGATTGATGCAGACACGCATTTTATAGAGCCTATTTCTTTTTTTGATAAATCGGATAGGTTTGTTTTTTTTGGAACCGAAGAATGGTGGCCACCATACTTCGCGGCCTTCTTTCTAATATTTAATGAGAAGCATAAAGCGCTGTGGTCTAGAACAGCGCATATGATGATATTTAACAGGCAGCATGTATTGCAAATGCTCTCAGAACTAGAGTCATTACATGGCCTCCCATGGCATGAGGTAATTGCAAAAACTCGTCCATTAAATTCGCATGCCTGTTTTTCTGAATATGAAACCTATGCCAATTGGATGTTGTTACGCCATCCAAACGAATGCTCTGTAAGACCGTCCTACAACACCAATACTAAAAACCCAGAATTAAACCAGGTTAGGGGGCGCTTTAACAGCATTTCAGCTCACTCCTATCTGAACACTGAAACCTAA
- a CDS encoding Gfo/Idh/MocA family protein, whose protein sequence is MNKNLKNDSHPVLRVGIVGGGINSAVGRAHMSALNVDGLFKVVAGSFSRNHETNLKSGINFGVDLSRVYADHTQLIRSEAGNIDVIIVLTPTSSHTSPVMDALNAGIPVVCEKTLTANIDDAVLIRDTENNKNGFLAVTYNYSGYPAVRELKEIVRSGQIGKVLHFAAEMPQEGYLRLNASGRQLQPQNWRQMDGEVPMIYLDLGSHLHQLTSFILGVRPLSVFATEQKYGLYPVIDSVSALVNYENGVNGNFIFGKTMLGYRNGLKIRIFGTKGALEWTQTDPERIQFAHADGRIELRDRGYEGLEFSSSRYARFKVGHPAGYVEAFANLYFDIHAALTQYLKLGTWSSENVVGSKFSLDGLKLMLEMHQSALKGCISHLD, encoded by the coding sequence ATGAACAAAAATCTTAAAAATGACTCTCATCCTGTCTTGAGAGTTGGCATTGTGGGAGGGGGGATTAATTCTGCTGTTGGGCGGGCGCATATGAGCGCCTTAAATGTAGATGGGCTATTCAAAGTTGTCGCCGGCTCCTTCAGTCGCAATCATGAAACTAATCTAAAATCTGGGATTAATTTTGGGGTGGATCTATCTAGAGTTTATGCAGACCATACCCAACTTATTCGCAGTGAAGCGGGAAATATAGATGTAATAATCGTATTAACTCCAACCTCCTCACATACCTCTCCCGTTATGGATGCCTTAAATGCTGGGATTCCAGTCGTATGTGAGAAAACACTTACAGCAAATATTGATGATGCCGTACTCATACGAGATACCGAGAATAACAAAAATGGATTTTTGGCTGTTACATACAACTATTCTGGTTATCCTGCTGTACGAGAGTTAAAGGAGATTGTTCGCTCAGGGCAGATTGGAAAGGTTCTTCATTTCGCTGCTGAAATGCCTCAAGAGGGGTATTTACGATTAAATGCAAGCGGACGACAGCTTCAACCTCAAAATTGGAGGCAAATGGATGGTGAGGTGCCCATGATTTATCTGGACCTGGGATCGCACCTTCATCAGCTAACTTCTTTTATTCTAGGGGTGAGACCTTTGTCTGTTTTTGCTACCGAGCAAAAATATGGTTTATACCCTGTTATTGACTCAGTATCTGCATTAGTTAACTATGAAAATGGTGTCAATGGCAACTTCATTTTTGGCAAAACAATGCTTGGCTATCGCAATGGCCTTAAAATTAGGATATTTGGCACTAAAGGTGCATTAGAATGGACTCAAACAGATCCAGAGAGAATCCAATTTGCCCATGCTGATGGACGTATTGAATTAAGGGATCGTGGTTATGAGGGCTTGGAATTTTCATCATCAAGATACGCCCGCTTCAAAGTGGGGCATCCTGCTGGTTATGTTGAGGCATTCGCAAACCTATATTTCGATATTCATGCCGCTCTGACACAATACCTTAAACTTGGAACCTGGTCTTCGGAAAATGTTGTTGGTTCTAAATTTTCCTTAGATGGATTGAAATTAATGCTGGAAATGCATCAATCTGCTTTGAAGGGTTGTATTTCTCATTTAGATTAA
- a CDS encoding glycosyltransferase family 2 protein: MLSIIIPTYNSAETLLESYYSVLNSGVRDQEIIFVDDGSKDATSQIIQSLLGDNPNISFLANDQNLGGGATRNKGVEFAKYPLVFILDSDDVLAPGSLGRAIEELNLNNADGVATSQSVFFSSDIKNPLKIIQYKSGFARFEDLVSHIPSPVTGNLLFTKQAFLDVGGYPSHHSFDTQGFGFRLLQNNKKILVGSSFMYYQRLPLQPSYYSREARAGNINRNWFYIFFESLYKFTPNVRRLILEFPCSNPSMLAKGHHLFNVLADKSKNEGFYCEEAEFLDEQGAYRAYKNSNDYTLNAWSFGYELRQQNYESAFRRIRGMEMSPKSIRLLYPLIADLFGPKLLEEDIRDFSYFFAFQKDFTWRMKILKQKILNRLNIFRHF, translated from the coding sequence GTGCTTTCTATTATTATCCCAACCTATAACAGCGCCGAAACTCTTTTAGAGTCATATTATTCTGTGCTTAATAGCGGAGTAAGAGATCAAGAAATTATTTTTGTCGATGATGGGTCCAAAGATGCAACCTCTCAAATAATTCAAAGCCTTCTTGGTGACAACCCTAATATATCTTTTCTGGCGAATGATCAAAATTTAGGTGGTGGGGCAACGCGTAATAAAGGAGTAGAGTTTGCAAAATATCCACTGGTTTTCATATTGGATAGTGATGATGTGCTTGCTCCTGGCTCCTTAGGGCGCGCAATTGAGGAGCTCAACTTAAACAATGCGGATGGCGTAGCAACTTCGCAGTCAGTATTTTTTTCCTCCGACATTAAAAATCCCTTAAAAATCATTCAATATAAGTCCGGCTTTGCTCGATTTGAAGATTTAGTCTCACATATACCAAGCCCAGTTACGGGAAACCTCCTCTTTACTAAACAAGCTTTTCTCGATGTGGGAGGATATCCCAGTCATCATAGTTTTGATACTCAGGGGTTCGGTTTCAGATTGCTGCAAAATAATAAAAAAATCTTGGTTGGTAGTTCGTTTATGTACTACCAAAGGTTGCCGCTACAGCCATCTTATTATTCTAGAGAGGCGAGGGCTGGCAATATAAATAGAAATTGGTTTTATATTTTCTTTGAAAGCCTTTACAAGTTCACCCCGAATGTCAGGAGGTTAATCTTGGAATTTCCGTGCTCCAACCCTTCAATGCTTGCGAAGGGGCATCATCTTTTTAATGTACTGGCTGACAAATCAAAAAATGAGGGATTCTATTGCGAAGAAGCAGAATTTTTAGATGAGCAGGGCGCTTATCGTGCTTATAAAAATTCAAATGATTATACTTTGAATGCATGGTCTTTTGGCTATGAGCTTAGGCAACAAAATTATGAATCAGCCTTTAGAAGAATTCGAGGCATGGAGATGTCCCCGAAATCCATAAGATTGTTGTATCCGCTAATCGCAGATCTATTTGGACCAAAACTTTTAGAAGAGGATATTCGCGACTTTTCTTATTTTTTTGCTTTTCAAAAAGACTTTACATGGCGTATGAAAATTTTAAAGCAAAAAATTTTAAACAGATTAAATATATTTAGGCATTTTTAA
- a CDS encoding acetyl-CoA carboxylase biotin carboxylase subunit family protein — MKKILLVGTSFSAAPLAQFIKSLGYELEVCGNKPSDPCVSWAGKYHCLDYSNAEFLLDLVERESYCAILPTCNDDSYLSVIKVAETLGLPGLDDLATTLKLHDKFEFRGFAATHGIPVPKIWTSDPGGVIPRPANYPVLVKPVDSFSGKGITKVSNLNELSMAIDNAKLNSRTNNYVVEDFLDGTLHSHSAFLKNQKIYHDFFVDEFCTIYPYQVNCSNSPSRISLSIQKKMQASVEKLAALLNLSDGLLHTQFIISGGELYLIECMRRCPGDLFYYLISFSTGNSYVGNYLRPFIGEDFDFSKIDESTPWSRHTISLKEDEVIHGYSIDVAAEELRLFQLSESGEHIKKAPFGKIAIFFMRYQSTAQLFESTEKMADKVHFFTNRNIPL, encoded by the coding sequence ATGAAAAAAATATTATTGGTTGGAACCAGCTTCAGCGCAGCTCCCTTAGCACAATTCATTAAGAGTTTAGGATATGAGTTGGAGGTATGCGGCAATAAGCCAAGTGATCCGTGTGTAAGTTGGGCTGGCAAGTATCATTGCCTGGACTATTCCAATGCTGAATTTCTGTTGGATCTGGTTGAGAGAGAAAGTTATTGCGCGATCCTACCAACATGCAATGATGATTCCTATCTTTCGGTTATCAAAGTCGCAGAGACTTTAGGGCTGCCAGGACTTGATGACCTCGCTACAACACTAAAACTGCATGATAAATTTGAATTCAGAGGGTTTGCTGCAACACATGGAATTCCAGTTCCAAAAATTTGGACTTCCGACCCCGGGGGGGTTATTCCGCGACCTGCTAACTATCCCGTCCTAGTTAAGCCGGTGGATAGTTTTAGCGGAAAGGGAATTACAAAAGTTTCGAATTTAAATGAGCTATCTATGGCGATTGATAACGCTAAATTAAATTCTAGAACTAACAATTATGTTGTCGAAGATTTTTTGGATGGTACATTGCATAGCCATTCGGCATTTCTTAAAAACCAAAAAATTTACCATGATTTTTTTGTGGATGAATTTTGTACTATTTATCCCTACCAAGTTAATTGTTCCAACAGTCCATCTCGGATAAGCCTGTCAATACAAAAGAAGATGCAAGCTTCCGTTGAGAAATTGGCAGCATTGCTGAACTTGTCTGATGGTTTACTTCACACACAATTTATTATTTCTGGTGGAGAGCTATATTTAATAGAATGTATGCGCAGATGTCCAGGAGACCTTTTTTATTACCTGATCAGTTTTTCAACTGGAAATTCATACGTTGGCAATTATCTAAGGCCATTTATAGGTGAAGATTTTGATTTTTCTAAAATAGATGAATCGACTCCATGGTCACGTCATACTATTTCACTTAAAGAAGATGAAGTAATACATGGATACTCAATTGACGTTGCGGCCGAGGAGCTAAGACTTTTTCAGTTGAGTGAATCTGGTGAACATATTAAAAAAGCCCCATTTGGAAAAATTGCCATCTTCTTTATGCGCTATCAATCTACGGCACAATTATTTGAATCCACAGAAAAAATGGCCGATAAAGTGCATTTTTTTACTAACCGGAATATTCCCTTATGA